The following are from one region of the Vanessa atalanta chromosome 5, ilVanAtal1.2, whole genome shotgun sequence genome:
- the LOC125064396 gene encoding cuticle protein 8-like, with product MLFKVLFLAASLMVASAQHHGQSHGHATSSQSIIRHDISHNQHGYNHVQPIAVHAAPVAYHQPAVSVHHAAPIVHSAPVVHHATPIAYHQAPVYHSQHNDAHEHQDYYSHPKYEFQYNVEDHHTGDIKSQHETRDGDHVTGSYSLHQPDGSVRTVHYNADKHNGFNAQVENSAPSTHAQPAHAQHHAPQYVLSHH from the exons atgttATTCAAA GTACTTTTCCTAGCAGCTTCGCTGATGGTAGCAAGCGCGCAGCATCATGGACAAAGTCATGGTCACGCAACTTCTTCTCAATCAATCATCCGTCACGATATCTCCCACAACCAACATGGCTACAACCACGTCCAACCCATCGCCGTCCACGCTGCTCCGGTCGCATACCATCAACCCGCTGTTTCcgttcaccacgctgctcccatTGTTCACTCTGCTCCTGTAGTTCACCACGCTACTCCTATCGCATACCATCAAGCTCCCGTCTACCACAGCCAACACAATGACGCTCATGAACACCAGGATTACTAC TCGCACCCTAAATACGAGTTCCAATACAACGTAGAAGACCATCACACTGGTGACATCAAGTCTCAGCACGAAACTCGTGATGGTGACCACGTGACCGGCTCCTACAGTCTGCACCAACCCGATGGTTCCGTACGCACCGTCCATTACAACGCTGACAAGCATAACgg ATTCAATGCTCAAGTAGAAAACTCCGCTCCGTCAACACACGCTCAGCCAGCTCACGCTCAGCATCACGCGCCACAATACGTTCTGTCTCACCATTAA